The following proteins come from a genomic window of Athalia rosae chromosome 1, iyAthRosa1.1, whole genome shotgun sequence:
- the LOC105685224 gene encoding fasciclin-2 isoform X2 has product MTADAKLCVSLICLYFFNVGPAPLKVNYSSPFANAVSLEILPSGDVLTKSIGSSILLTCKPSVTDAQLISKIQWLDPQGRVIEPLTVQGNSKPMMYTEMHQGNGLALFFNSLQEDQAGTYSCSAMYANTEPLTKNVTIETIIAITWDDAPPNQYPILGEDFPIKCKVRARPSPSVDWLYNGELITTNDHYVIETHSLKIKNVQESDDGIYTCRASVMTTGQLEERAIRVEVHVRPVIEGLESGVEIIEGENANIVCKATGKPPPKFTWVKSLEQRNLASADRFSVDEDTGILTITNANRDDAGEYQCTATNAAGTASDVILVAVVVKPKIMEFRNSTSVVEKSATLTCMAYGRPPPIVTFRKHTSDTPYVIAVQPNDDRITLANDRNDPSGETTAVLTIENLLRSDDGLYECIAQNKGGEAFKTGHLTVEFPPSFATMKNLTIWSWDQRPVNLTCIAESIPNATIRWQHNGFEIDNDPQITKIGNGPISTLTVLPLDKRYYSNYKCIASNIHGTRDYHIILREAYKPRELSKARIAAITATSVTFDLEPPVVQPGLPVRTITVQYRQTDHTWATAKNKTWAIDSPYILEGLTPETIYDFRFSARNDVGDGNWGNNLHESTPRRSFPNEPKILSKLSPGSDYEVSQYSNQFELRWLIPVDNGEPIDLYQIKYCPISRVRGTWQAESGSCIVEEVRSQIRSNYWLKNLKADTFYRVEVRAHNAIEYGPPGTAQFKTARGQETQVMQHEGALISSAAIIGIVIAVLFILIIVVDVICCCANKTGIIFYICERSRRKPVDEDDAKLGSLYGWRFPLPYCDQKMANVAGVTAIQDSDGGKNTIKLVKHTVIDEKEPLREEKKITPIIDSGLRRETSVNFNGKTSVSKTGFVGKDSAV; this is encoded by the exons CATTCGCAAACGCCGTTTCGTTAGAAATTTTGCCAAGCGGTGACGTACTCACAAAATCTATTGGATCGAGTATACTCTTGACATGCAAACCGAGCGTCACGGATGCCCAATTGATCAGCAAGATTCAATGGTTGGATCCCCAGGGACGAGTCATCGAACCTCTAAC TGTTCAGGGCAACTCTAAGCCTATGATGTACACGGAAATGCATCAGGGTAACGGACTAGCGCTCTTCTTCAATTCGCTTCAAGAAGATCAGGCTGGAACATACTCGTGCTCAGCGATGTACGCCAACACCGAGCCTCTGACCAAGAACGTCACGATTGAAACAAtca tcgCGATAACCTGGGACGACGCTCCGCCCAATCAATATCCAATTCTCGGTGAGGACTTCCCGATAAAATGCAAAGTACGAGCCAGGCCGTCACCTTCGGTCGATTGGCTTTACAACGGCGAATTGATAACGACCAACGATCATTACGTCATCGAAACTCATTCGTTGAAGATAAAGAACGTTCAAGAATCCGACGACGGTATTTACACCTGCAGAGCATCCGTGATGACGACCGGTCAACTCGAAGAACGAGCGATACGAGTCGAGGTTCACGTGAGGCCGGTTATAGAGGGACTTGAATCAGGGGTTGAAATAATCGAGGGAGAAAACGCGAACATCGTCTGCAAAGCGACCGGTAAACCACCACCGAAATTCACGTGGGTCAAGTCACTGGAGCAGCGAAACTTGGCGAGTGCCGATAGGTTCAGCGTCGACGAGGACACGGGAATCTTGACGATAACGAACGCCAATAGAGACGACGCTGGGGAATATCAGTGCACAGCGACTAACGCCGCTGGTACGGCGAGCGATGTTATTTTGGTAGCTGTAGTCGTTAAACCGAAAATAATGGAATTCAGAAACTCTACATCCGTGGTGGAAAAGAGCGCCACTCTGACTTGCATGGCTTACGGAAGACCCCCGCCAATTGTTACGTTCAGAAAACACACGTCGGACACTCCTTACGTAATCGCTGTACAACCGAACGACGACAGAATCACACTTGCGAATGACAGAAACGATCCGTCCGGGGAAACTACCGCGGTGTTGACTATAGAAAATTTACTGAGATCCGACGACGGACTCTACGAATGTATCGCTCAGAACAAGGGAGGCGAAGCTTTTAAAACTGGACATTTGACGGTAGAATTTCCGCCTAGTTTTGCTACAATGAAAAACTTGACCATTTGGTCGTGGGATCAGAGACCGGTTAACCTGACCTGCATCGCCGAGAGTATACCGAACGCTACCATACGGTGGCAACACAATGGATTCGAAATCGACAATGATCCACAAATCACGAAAATTGGTAACGGACCAATTTCAACTCTTACCGTTTTACCATTGGACAAAAGGTACTATTCAAACTACAAGTGCATCGCTTCGAATATTCACGGTACACGGGATTACCACATCATACTCAGAGAAGCTTACAAACCGAGGGAGTTGTCGAAGGCTCGTATTGCCGCGATCACTGCGACCAGTGTTACCTTTGATCTTGAACCACCAGTCGTTCAACCAGGGCTTCCGGTTAGGACGATCACCGTGCAGTACAGACAAACCGATCATACTTGGGCCACTGCCAAGAACAAAACATGGGCAATAG actcgCCCTACATTCTGGAGGGTCTTACACCCGAGACGATCTACGATTTTCGGTTTAGCGCGCGTAACGATGTCGGCGATGGTAACTGGGGTAATAATCTCCACGAGTCAACGCCTAGAAGATCTTTCCCTAACGagccaaaaattttatcgaaactCAGCCCTGGATCCGACTACGAAGTATCTCAGTACAGTAATCAGTTCGAACTGAGGTGGTTGATACCGGTTGACAATGGCGAACCAATCGATTTGTACCAAATCAAATACTGCCCGATAAGCAGGGTTCGCGGTACATGGCAGGCGGAGTCGGGTAGCTGTATAGTCGAGGAAGTGAGGAGCCAGATCAGGTCGAATTATTGGCTGAAAAATCTGAAGGCCGACACATTTTACAGGGTCGAAGTCAGGGCGCACAACGCCATCGAATACGGTCCCCCCGGAACGGCTCAATTCAAGACAGCTAGAG GTCAAGAAACGCAAGTAATGCAGCACGAAGGAGCCCTCATCTCTAGTGCAGCCATAATCGGGATCGTCATAGCAGTTCTATTCATCCTTATAATCGTCGTAGACGTTATCTGCTGCTGTGCAAATAAGACCG gAATCATCTTTTACATCTGTGAAAGGTCTAGGAGAAAGCCCGTCGACGAAGACGATGCCAAGCTCGGAAG TCTTTACGGTTGGCGGTTTCCCTTGCCATATTGCGACCAAAAAATGGCGAATGTCGCCGGTGTAACGGCGATTCAAGATTcggacggtggaaaaaatacgATTAAATTAGTCAAACATACCGTTAT agatgaaaaagaacctctcagagaagagaagaagatcaCGCCGATAATCGACTCGGGTCTTCGCAGAGAGACGTCGGTGAATTTCAATGGAAAGACATCCGTATCGAAAACTGGTTTCGTTGGTAAAGACTCGGCGGTCTAG
- the LOC105685224 gene encoding fasciclin-2 isoform X4, with amino-acid sequence MTADAKLCVSLICLYFFNVGPAPLKVNYSSPFANAVSLEILPSGDVLTKSIGSSILLTCKPSVTDAQLISKIQWLDPQGRVIEPLTLSVRPVGSVQGNSKPMMYTEMHQGNGLALFFNSLQEDQAGTYSCSAMYANTEPLTKNVTIETIIAITWDDAPPNQYPILGEDFPIKCKVRARPSPSVDWLYNGELITTNDHYVIETHSLKIKNVQESDDGIYTCRASVMTTGQLEERAIRVEVHVRPVIEGLESGVEIIEGENANIVCKATGKPPPKFTWVKSLEQRNLASADRFSVDEDTGILTITNANRDDAGEYQCTATNAAGTASDVILVAVVVKPKIMEFRNSTSVVEKSATLTCMAYGRPPPIVTFRKHTSDTPYVIAVQPNDDRITLANDRNDPSGETTAVLTIENLLRSDDGLYECIAQNKGGEAFKTGHLTVEFPPSFATMKNLTIWSWDQRPVNLTCIAESIPNATIRWQHNGFEIDNDPQITKIGNGPISTLTVLPLDKRYYSNYKCIASNIHGTRDYHIILREAYKPRELSKARIAAITATSVTFDLEPPVVQPGLPVRTITVQYRQTDHTWATAKNKTWAIDSPYILEGLTPETIYDFRFSARNDVGDGNWGNNLHESTPRRSFPNEPKILSKLSPGSDYEVSQYSNQFELRWLIPVDNGEPIDLYQIKYCPISRVRGTWQAESGSCIVEEVRSQIRSNYWLKNLKADTFYRVEVRAHNAIEYGPPGTAQFKTARGQETQVMQHEGALISSAAIIGIVIAVLFILIIVVDVICCCANKTGIIFYICERSRRKPVDEDDAKLGRDEKEPLREEKKITPIIDSGLRRETSVNFNGKTSVSKTGFVGKDSAV; translated from the exons CATTCGCAAACGCCGTTTCGTTAGAAATTTTGCCAAGCGGTGACGTACTCACAAAATCTATTGGATCGAGTATACTCTTGACATGCAAACCGAGCGTCACGGATGCCCAATTGATCAGCAAGATTCAATGGTTGGATCCCCAGGGACGAGTCATCGAACCTCTAAC ATTAAGCGTCAGGCCGGTGGGAAG TGTTCAGGGCAACTCTAAGCCTATGATGTACACGGAAATGCATCAGGGTAACGGACTAGCGCTCTTCTTCAATTCGCTTCAAGAAGATCAGGCTGGAACATACTCGTGCTCAGCGATGTACGCCAACACCGAGCCTCTGACCAAGAACGTCACGATTGAAACAAtca tcgCGATAACCTGGGACGACGCTCCGCCCAATCAATATCCAATTCTCGGTGAGGACTTCCCGATAAAATGCAAAGTACGAGCCAGGCCGTCACCTTCGGTCGATTGGCTTTACAACGGCGAATTGATAACGACCAACGATCATTACGTCATCGAAACTCATTCGTTGAAGATAAAGAACGTTCAAGAATCCGACGACGGTATTTACACCTGCAGAGCATCCGTGATGACGACCGGTCAACTCGAAGAACGAGCGATACGAGTCGAGGTTCACGTGAGGCCGGTTATAGAGGGACTTGAATCAGGGGTTGAAATAATCGAGGGAGAAAACGCGAACATCGTCTGCAAAGCGACCGGTAAACCACCACCGAAATTCACGTGGGTCAAGTCACTGGAGCAGCGAAACTTGGCGAGTGCCGATAGGTTCAGCGTCGACGAGGACACGGGAATCTTGACGATAACGAACGCCAATAGAGACGACGCTGGGGAATATCAGTGCACAGCGACTAACGCCGCTGGTACGGCGAGCGATGTTATTTTGGTAGCTGTAGTCGTTAAACCGAAAATAATGGAATTCAGAAACTCTACATCCGTGGTGGAAAAGAGCGCCACTCTGACTTGCATGGCTTACGGAAGACCCCCGCCAATTGTTACGTTCAGAAAACACACGTCGGACACTCCTTACGTAATCGCTGTACAACCGAACGACGACAGAATCACACTTGCGAATGACAGAAACGATCCGTCCGGGGAAACTACCGCGGTGTTGACTATAGAAAATTTACTGAGATCCGACGACGGACTCTACGAATGTATCGCTCAGAACAAGGGAGGCGAAGCTTTTAAAACTGGACATTTGACGGTAGAATTTCCGCCTAGTTTTGCTACAATGAAAAACTTGACCATTTGGTCGTGGGATCAGAGACCGGTTAACCTGACCTGCATCGCCGAGAGTATACCGAACGCTACCATACGGTGGCAACACAATGGATTCGAAATCGACAATGATCCACAAATCACGAAAATTGGTAACGGACCAATTTCAACTCTTACCGTTTTACCATTGGACAAAAGGTACTATTCAAACTACAAGTGCATCGCTTCGAATATTCACGGTACACGGGATTACCACATCATACTCAGAGAAGCTTACAAACCGAGGGAGTTGTCGAAGGCTCGTATTGCCGCGATCACTGCGACCAGTGTTACCTTTGATCTTGAACCACCAGTCGTTCAACCAGGGCTTCCGGTTAGGACGATCACCGTGCAGTACAGACAAACCGATCATACTTGGGCCACTGCCAAGAACAAAACATGGGCAATAG actcgCCCTACATTCTGGAGGGTCTTACACCCGAGACGATCTACGATTTTCGGTTTAGCGCGCGTAACGATGTCGGCGATGGTAACTGGGGTAATAATCTCCACGAGTCAACGCCTAGAAGATCTTTCCCTAACGagccaaaaattttatcgaaactCAGCCCTGGATCCGACTACGAAGTATCTCAGTACAGTAATCAGTTCGAACTGAGGTGGTTGATACCGGTTGACAATGGCGAACCAATCGATTTGTACCAAATCAAATACTGCCCGATAAGCAGGGTTCGCGGTACATGGCAGGCGGAGTCGGGTAGCTGTATAGTCGAGGAAGTGAGGAGCCAGATCAGGTCGAATTATTGGCTGAAAAATCTGAAGGCCGACACATTTTACAGGGTCGAAGTCAGGGCGCACAACGCCATCGAATACGGTCCCCCCGGAACGGCTCAATTCAAGACAGCTAGAG GTCAAGAAACGCAAGTAATGCAGCACGAAGGAGCCCTCATCTCTAGTGCAGCCATAATCGGGATCGTCATAGCAGTTCTATTCATCCTTATAATCGTCGTAGACGTTATCTGCTGCTGTGCAAATAAGACCG gAATCATCTTTTACATCTGTGAAAGGTCTAGGAGAAAGCCCGTCGACGAAGACGATGCCAAGCTCGGAAG agatgaaaaagaacctctcagagaagagaagaagatcaCGCCGATAATCGACTCGGGTCTTCGCAGAGAGACGTCGGTGAATTTCAATGGAAAGACATCCGTATCGAAAACTGGTTTCGTTGGTAAAGACTCGGCGGTCTAG
- the LOC105685224 gene encoding fasciclin-2 isoform X1: MTADAKLCVSLICLYFFNVGPAPLKVNYSSPFANAVSLEILPSGDVLTKSIGSSILLTCKPSVTDAQLISKIQWLDPQGRVIEPLTLSVRPVGSVQGNSKPMMYTEMHQGNGLALFFNSLQEDQAGTYSCSAMYANTEPLTKNVTIETIIAITWDDAPPNQYPILGEDFPIKCKVRARPSPSVDWLYNGELITTNDHYVIETHSLKIKNVQESDDGIYTCRASVMTTGQLEERAIRVEVHVRPVIEGLESGVEIIEGENANIVCKATGKPPPKFTWVKSLEQRNLASADRFSVDEDTGILTITNANRDDAGEYQCTATNAAGTASDVILVAVVVKPKIMEFRNSTSVVEKSATLTCMAYGRPPPIVTFRKHTSDTPYVIAVQPNDDRITLANDRNDPSGETTAVLTIENLLRSDDGLYECIAQNKGGEAFKTGHLTVEFPPSFATMKNLTIWSWDQRPVNLTCIAESIPNATIRWQHNGFEIDNDPQITKIGNGPISTLTVLPLDKRYYSNYKCIASNIHGTRDYHIILREAYKPRELSKARIAAITATSVTFDLEPPVVQPGLPVRTITVQYRQTDHTWATAKNKTWAIDSPYILEGLTPETIYDFRFSARNDVGDGNWGNNLHESTPRRSFPNEPKILSKLSPGSDYEVSQYSNQFELRWLIPVDNGEPIDLYQIKYCPISRVRGTWQAESGSCIVEEVRSQIRSNYWLKNLKADTFYRVEVRAHNAIEYGPPGTAQFKTARGQETQVMQHEGALISSAAIIGIVIAVLFILIIVVDVICCCANKTGIIFYICERSRRKPVDEDDAKLGSLYGWRFPLPYCDQKMANVAGVTAIQDSDGGKNTIKLVKHTVIDEKEPLREEKKITPIIDSGLRRETSVNFNGKTSVSKTGFVGKDSAV, encoded by the exons CATTCGCAAACGCCGTTTCGTTAGAAATTTTGCCAAGCGGTGACGTACTCACAAAATCTATTGGATCGAGTATACTCTTGACATGCAAACCGAGCGTCACGGATGCCCAATTGATCAGCAAGATTCAATGGTTGGATCCCCAGGGACGAGTCATCGAACCTCTAAC ATTAAGCGTCAGGCCGGTGGGAAG TGTTCAGGGCAACTCTAAGCCTATGATGTACACGGAAATGCATCAGGGTAACGGACTAGCGCTCTTCTTCAATTCGCTTCAAGAAGATCAGGCTGGAACATACTCGTGCTCAGCGATGTACGCCAACACCGAGCCTCTGACCAAGAACGTCACGATTGAAACAAtca tcgCGATAACCTGGGACGACGCTCCGCCCAATCAATATCCAATTCTCGGTGAGGACTTCCCGATAAAATGCAAAGTACGAGCCAGGCCGTCACCTTCGGTCGATTGGCTTTACAACGGCGAATTGATAACGACCAACGATCATTACGTCATCGAAACTCATTCGTTGAAGATAAAGAACGTTCAAGAATCCGACGACGGTATTTACACCTGCAGAGCATCCGTGATGACGACCGGTCAACTCGAAGAACGAGCGATACGAGTCGAGGTTCACGTGAGGCCGGTTATAGAGGGACTTGAATCAGGGGTTGAAATAATCGAGGGAGAAAACGCGAACATCGTCTGCAAAGCGACCGGTAAACCACCACCGAAATTCACGTGGGTCAAGTCACTGGAGCAGCGAAACTTGGCGAGTGCCGATAGGTTCAGCGTCGACGAGGACACGGGAATCTTGACGATAACGAACGCCAATAGAGACGACGCTGGGGAATATCAGTGCACAGCGACTAACGCCGCTGGTACGGCGAGCGATGTTATTTTGGTAGCTGTAGTCGTTAAACCGAAAATAATGGAATTCAGAAACTCTACATCCGTGGTGGAAAAGAGCGCCACTCTGACTTGCATGGCTTACGGAAGACCCCCGCCAATTGTTACGTTCAGAAAACACACGTCGGACACTCCTTACGTAATCGCTGTACAACCGAACGACGACAGAATCACACTTGCGAATGACAGAAACGATCCGTCCGGGGAAACTACCGCGGTGTTGACTATAGAAAATTTACTGAGATCCGACGACGGACTCTACGAATGTATCGCTCAGAACAAGGGAGGCGAAGCTTTTAAAACTGGACATTTGACGGTAGAATTTCCGCCTAGTTTTGCTACAATGAAAAACTTGACCATTTGGTCGTGGGATCAGAGACCGGTTAACCTGACCTGCATCGCCGAGAGTATACCGAACGCTACCATACGGTGGCAACACAATGGATTCGAAATCGACAATGATCCACAAATCACGAAAATTGGTAACGGACCAATTTCAACTCTTACCGTTTTACCATTGGACAAAAGGTACTATTCAAACTACAAGTGCATCGCTTCGAATATTCACGGTACACGGGATTACCACATCATACTCAGAGAAGCTTACAAACCGAGGGAGTTGTCGAAGGCTCGTATTGCCGCGATCACTGCGACCAGTGTTACCTTTGATCTTGAACCACCAGTCGTTCAACCAGGGCTTCCGGTTAGGACGATCACCGTGCAGTACAGACAAACCGATCATACTTGGGCCACTGCCAAGAACAAAACATGGGCAATAG actcgCCCTACATTCTGGAGGGTCTTACACCCGAGACGATCTACGATTTTCGGTTTAGCGCGCGTAACGATGTCGGCGATGGTAACTGGGGTAATAATCTCCACGAGTCAACGCCTAGAAGATCTTTCCCTAACGagccaaaaattttatcgaaactCAGCCCTGGATCCGACTACGAAGTATCTCAGTACAGTAATCAGTTCGAACTGAGGTGGTTGATACCGGTTGACAATGGCGAACCAATCGATTTGTACCAAATCAAATACTGCCCGATAAGCAGGGTTCGCGGTACATGGCAGGCGGAGTCGGGTAGCTGTATAGTCGAGGAAGTGAGGAGCCAGATCAGGTCGAATTATTGGCTGAAAAATCTGAAGGCCGACACATTTTACAGGGTCGAAGTCAGGGCGCACAACGCCATCGAATACGGTCCCCCCGGAACGGCTCAATTCAAGACAGCTAGAG GTCAAGAAACGCAAGTAATGCAGCACGAAGGAGCCCTCATCTCTAGTGCAGCCATAATCGGGATCGTCATAGCAGTTCTATTCATCCTTATAATCGTCGTAGACGTTATCTGCTGCTGTGCAAATAAGACCG gAATCATCTTTTACATCTGTGAAAGGTCTAGGAGAAAGCCCGTCGACGAAGACGATGCCAAGCTCGGAAG TCTTTACGGTTGGCGGTTTCCCTTGCCATATTGCGACCAAAAAATGGCGAATGTCGCCGGTGTAACGGCGATTCAAGATTcggacggtggaaaaaatacgATTAAATTAGTCAAACATACCGTTAT agatgaaaaagaacctctcagagaagagaagaagatcaCGCCGATAATCGACTCGGGTCTTCGCAGAGAGACGTCGGTGAATTTCAATGGAAAGACATCCGTATCGAAAACTGGTTTCGTTGGTAAAGACTCGGCGGTCTAG
- the LOC105685224 gene encoding fasciclin-2 isoform X3, whose protein sequence is MAAYGRQVFAALLLLLQCLSFANAVSLEILPSGDVLTKSIGSSILLTCKPSVTDAQLISKIQWLDPQGRVIEPLTLSVRPVGSVQGNSKPMMYTEMHQGNGLALFFNSLQEDQAGTYSCSAMYANTEPLTKNVTIETIIAITWDDAPPNQYPILGEDFPIKCKVRARPSPSVDWLYNGELITTNDHYVIETHSLKIKNVQESDDGIYTCRASVMTTGQLEERAIRVEVHVRPVIEGLESGVEIIEGENANIVCKATGKPPPKFTWVKSLEQRNLASADRFSVDEDTGILTITNANRDDAGEYQCTATNAAGTASDVILVAVVVKPKIMEFRNSTSVVEKSATLTCMAYGRPPPIVTFRKHTSDTPYVIAVQPNDDRITLANDRNDPSGETTAVLTIENLLRSDDGLYECIAQNKGGEAFKTGHLTVEFPPSFATMKNLTIWSWDQRPVNLTCIAESIPNATIRWQHNGFEIDNDPQITKIGNGPISTLTVLPLDKRYYSNYKCIASNIHGTRDYHIILREAYKPRELSKARIAAITATSVTFDLEPPVVQPGLPVRTITVQYRQTDHTWATAKNKTWAIDSPYILEGLTPETIYDFRFSARNDVGDGNWGNNLHESTPRRSFPNEPKILSKLSPGSDYEVSQYSNQFELRWLIPVDNGEPIDLYQIKYCPISRVRGTWQAESGSCIVEEVRSQIRSNYWLKNLKADTFYRVEVRAHNAIEYGPPGTAQFKTARGQETQVMQHEGALISSAAIIGIVIAVLFILIIVVDVICCCANKTGIIFYICERSRRKPVDEDDAKLGSLYGWRFPLPYCDQKMANVAGVTAIQDSDGGKNTIKLVKHTVIDEKEPLREEKKITPIIDSGLRRETSVNFNGKTSVSKTGFVGKDSAV, encoded by the exons CATTCGCAAACGCCGTTTCGTTAGAAATTTTGCCAAGCGGTGACGTACTCACAAAATCTATTGGATCGAGTATACTCTTGACATGCAAACCGAGCGTCACGGATGCCCAATTGATCAGCAAGATTCAATGGTTGGATCCCCAGGGACGAGTCATCGAACCTCTAAC ATTAAGCGTCAGGCCGGTGGGAAG TGTTCAGGGCAACTCTAAGCCTATGATGTACACGGAAATGCATCAGGGTAACGGACTAGCGCTCTTCTTCAATTCGCTTCAAGAAGATCAGGCTGGAACATACTCGTGCTCAGCGATGTACGCCAACACCGAGCCTCTGACCAAGAACGTCACGATTGAAACAAtca tcgCGATAACCTGGGACGACGCTCCGCCCAATCAATATCCAATTCTCGGTGAGGACTTCCCGATAAAATGCAAAGTACGAGCCAGGCCGTCACCTTCGGTCGATTGGCTTTACAACGGCGAATTGATAACGACCAACGATCATTACGTCATCGAAACTCATTCGTTGAAGATAAAGAACGTTCAAGAATCCGACGACGGTATTTACACCTGCAGAGCATCCGTGATGACGACCGGTCAACTCGAAGAACGAGCGATACGAGTCGAGGTTCACGTGAGGCCGGTTATAGAGGGACTTGAATCAGGGGTTGAAATAATCGAGGGAGAAAACGCGAACATCGTCTGCAAAGCGACCGGTAAACCACCACCGAAATTCACGTGGGTCAAGTCACTGGAGCAGCGAAACTTGGCGAGTGCCGATAGGTTCAGCGTCGACGAGGACACGGGAATCTTGACGATAACGAACGCCAATAGAGACGACGCTGGGGAATATCAGTGCACAGCGACTAACGCCGCTGGTACGGCGAGCGATGTTATTTTGGTAGCTGTAGTCGTTAAACCGAAAATAATGGAATTCAGAAACTCTACATCCGTGGTGGAAAAGAGCGCCACTCTGACTTGCATGGCTTACGGAAGACCCCCGCCAATTGTTACGTTCAGAAAACACACGTCGGACACTCCTTACGTAATCGCTGTACAACCGAACGACGACAGAATCACACTTGCGAATGACAGAAACGATCCGTCCGGGGAAACTACCGCGGTGTTGACTATAGAAAATTTACTGAGATCCGACGACGGACTCTACGAATGTATCGCTCAGAACAAGGGAGGCGAAGCTTTTAAAACTGGACATTTGACGGTAGAATTTCCGCCTAGTTTTGCTACAATGAAAAACTTGACCATTTGGTCGTGGGATCAGAGACCGGTTAACCTGACCTGCATCGCCGAGAGTATACCGAACGCTACCATACGGTGGCAACACAATGGATTCGAAATCGACAATGATCCACAAATCACGAAAATTGGTAACGGACCAATTTCAACTCTTACCGTTTTACCATTGGACAAAAGGTACTATTCAAACTACAAGTGCATCGCTTCGAATATTCACGGTACACGGGATTACCACATCATACTCAGAGAAGCTTACAAACCGAGGGAGTTGTCGAAGGCTCGTATTGCCGCGATCACTGCGACCAGTGTTACCTTTGATCTTGAACCACCAGTCGTTCAACCAGGGCTTCCGGTTAGGACGATCACCGTGCAGTACAGACAAACCGATCATACTTGGGCCACTGCCAAGAACAAAACATGGGCAATAG actcgCCCTACATTCTGGAGGGTCTTACACCCGAGACGATCTACGATTTTCGGTTTAGCGCGCGTAACGATGTCGGCGATGGTAACTGGGGTAATAATCTCCACGAGTCAACGCCTAGAAGATCTTTCCCTAACGagccaaaaattttatcgaaactCAGCCCTGGATCCGACTACGAAGTATCTCAGTACAGTAATCAGTTCGAACTGAGGTGGTTGATACCGGTTGACAATGGCGAACCAATCGATTTGTACCAAATCAAATACTGCCCGATAAGCAGGGTTCGCGGTACATGGCAGGCGGAGTCGGGTAGCTGTATAGTCGAGGAAGTGAGGAGCCAGATCAGGTCGAATTATTGGCTGAAAAATCTGAAGGCCGACACATTTTACAGGGTCGAAGTCAGGGCGCACAACGCCATCGAATACGGTCCCCCCGGAACGGCTCAATTCAAGACAGCTAGAG GTCAAGAAACGCAAGTAATGCAGCACGAAGGAGCCCTCATCTCTAGTGCAGCCATAATCGGGATCGTCATAGCAGTTCTATTCATCCTTATAATCGTCGTAGACGTTATCTGCTGCTGTGCAAATAAGACCG gAATCATCTTTTACATCTGTGAAAGGTCTAGGAGAAAGCCCGTCGACGAAGACGATGCCAAGCTCGGAAG TCTTTACGGTTGGCGGTTTCCCTTGCCATATTGCGACCAAAAAATGGCGAATGTCGCCGGTGTAACGGCGATTCAAGATTcggacggtggaaaaaatacgATTAAATTAGTCAAACATACCGTTAT agatgaaaaagaacctctcagagaagagaagaagatcaCGCCGATAATCGACTCGGGTCTTCGCAGAGAGACGTCGGTGAATTTCAATGGAAAGACATCCGTATCGAAAACTGGTTTCGTTGGTAAAGACTCGGCGGTCTAG